The genomic region TTGATTTTGTTATCCACACAGGTTGGAAAAATCCAAGTGACTGCCTTTCAGTCAGAGGGTGGACAacagcatgcccttcctcttgccattGCTCCAGTTATTGACCTTGATTCATCCCTTAGTTCATCAGATAATGCACTCACTTCACATTCTGCATTGGTTGAAGGCATGGAACAGGACACAGGGGATTCCAGGGCCTCAAAGCATAACAAGGTTTAGTTCAATACCACATGCACTTACAACATTTATTTCATGGTCTTTTCTGGCATATCTGTATTCTATGTATGATTCAAGAAACTGTGCATATTTTGCTCGCTAGAAGGAGAATGCCTAAAACCATAAATTATGCTGGAAAGTTTGGGGAGATTTAGTGTACAACATATCGTCCAAGTCATAAGTCACAACACTTAGTTAATTGATAGCTGGTTGTCAAATTAAATATGTTCCGGTCTGTTGTAAGCATTATGTTTAGTTTTTCTTTGGTTTGTAACTATTTTATAGATATAGAAGTTGGTTCCAGCTTTAAACAGTGACCCACGTTAATCAGTTAAGTAGCTGTGCTGTTTGTGTCCTGAAGCTCCAGACAGACTCTCTTCTACTTAAATGATCTGGTTCAGTTTGATTAATTAGAAGCATCTTCAGAGTGCTTGGATGGCACCACCACTCGAAAACTATTCACTGCTGATTAAATTTTTTTTAACTGTAGGCTTAAAAAATAGATTAGTGAAATGTTTTTTATCTTGTCATATTTTATATTCTGATTTCACCCGCTTGTTTGGATGCCCACCATCGCATTAGAATAATTAATTTCCTCCATGGTTAGTTTTTTATTGCTCCATTTCAATTGGTCTGGTAAAATCGTAAATCATATTGCTAATAACTACTTAACATCATTTCATATTGTGTCTTTGGTTTGGCTACACAAGACTAAAACCGTACAGTTTAGATTCCAAATTTCCAATCCGCTGAACGTATTTACTATTCCCTCTAGTCATTCCAATCTCAACTTTCTTAGAGAGTCAAAGCATCTCAAGTTGGACCAAAATTATATAATAAAACAATAACATTTATGATAACATATAAATATTATTAGATTTTTCATTaactatatatttatatatgcctATTTGATGTCATAAATCTTTGTATTCTCTCTATAATTTTGGTCAAACTTGAGATGCTTTGACTCTCTAAGAAAGTTGGAATGACTTGTAATTTGGAACAGAGGGAGTACTAGATAAAATTCCATGTCTTCCCAATGGAAGGGTCTGCTAAAGCCTAAAGGAAGTGATAAACACTCACATTTCATATTTTTCATCTTGATAAAAGACAACCATGTGAGACCAAGTATAGCCTTCCACATTTTAAGAAGTGGTGCTTGTTTGAAAAAAAACTTAACTGCATTTTTACAGGCACCTTTAGAAGTGGAGTGTCAGATTGCAGTCGAAAAGTGGGCTTCATTACTTCCAACTAGCGAAAGGGCCTCtaactgagttggttaggtggtttgAATAGTACTCCTCAGGAATTCGACTAGGTTTAAAAAATCCTCTCATTTGTCCCACACTCCCATGTCAAAGCACAGGTGTGAGGCCCGACCCTAGTCGTGGTTGTTATTACACGGGCTACTGTACCGTTGTGTATGAGTGTGGTAGgggttttcttttttttcctcgAACACACAGGAGGGTTGCATATCTTTATATTAAAAGAAGATAAACAAGAGGGGGTTGGAATGCCCGAGTACAACCCACTCAACACCCACACTAGCTAGACTAGAGTTATATTTGCGCCTGAGCACAGAAAGGATAACGGCTGATGAAAGCCAACCTATCTATCAGGTTCTAGGGCTAACAAGAGGGAAATTCCTCGAGCCCCGGCCAACGAACCACAAAAAAGCCTCATCAGCAAGGAGCAGGGCCCTCGCCAAATCAGGCACAACAACTCAATAAGCACCTCAACAGACAGGGCTCCATGAATACCATTAATCTACTCGTGATTTATTAAGGCTTCGTACACTGTGCGCCATTTGACTCTTCTCTTAGGCACTAAAGCAAAGATTTTCGGAGCCAGATCCTCTAAACGCCGACCGTGCAGCCACCTCTCTTTCCAAAACAAGGTCTGTTTACCATCCCCGATAGCAGATTCCACACCCATAGAGAAAAATTTATGCACTGATTCATGTAACTTGATAGGGAATTGGGACCATGGTCGATCTGGATCTGTTTTTGTAACCACAACCATCTCATTCTTAGTGCCCAGCCAAGAGTTTGCAGATTAGAAATACCCAGCCCGCCAAGCTCCTTAGGCCGCTGCACCTTGGCCCAAGCAATCAGACAATGTCTCCCTTTAGCATCTTTCCTTCCCCTCCATAGGAATGCTCTTCTGATTTTATCAATTGCCTTAATTGCCCACGGCGGGAGATCAATAGCCATGATGAGATACACCAACATAGCAGTAAGAACAAACTGCACCTGCACAGCTCTACCAGCTCGAATCATCAAATTAGCTTTCCAACCAGAGAGTTGATCTCGCAGGGACCTTCTTGAGAAGGTATTCTTTCATACAATTCCTAGAGGTTGTCTTACCCCTAGCAGGTCGAGTTTTCTTATTACTTCTAACCATCTTGTGTAGTCTAAATTCATTACTGCTTTCACGTTCCAGTCTAGAGTATAGACACAAATGAATAATTTGTCTGTGATCAAGAACCTATCAACTGGCGCATTTTATTGCCTGTTCTGGTATTTGCTTGGGCCATGTTGCTTAGTTGAATTTGTGTATCCAAGTATCATTTAGTGAGAATATGTAATACCTTATGCTGTGATAATTCTGAAGCTTGTTTCTGATAAGAAAAGAGATTTTGTATACACGGTATGTTATTAGCACTGTATTTTTTACTAGCTTATTTAGTAAATCTCTGTTGAGTCATCAAATGACTCAATTTCGTTCAACACCGCTAATTGACATATTTTAATCATTCATGATGCTTGTTTTCATGCCTGACTCCTTAGGCTGCAGTTAGTTCATGCAATTCTACGTATTTATCTACTTACTAGTATACATTATACTGGCAAACTAACTGAACATATTTCTGATTGTGATAGGCCTGGAAAAGATCTTTGGATTTCTACTCTCATCCTGACACAAATCATTCCACGAATTATCAACCCAATGAAAACACTCTCGCTCTGTACAATCCTGATAACACACAAGAAGCGCCTGTTGATCCATACGATTCAGATATGACTCAAAGCCTCCAGGAGGCTTTGCACCGGTCAACTATGGACATAAGGTATCCAAATAATGAGTTATCTAAATCATTTGTTCCTTGAAAAGGTTACAGTAAAAAATGATGCATATATTTAGAATCTTAACTCGTAAGCAATGTACTCCCTCCAGTCCTAAAAAACAAGTCGTTTTGGACAAGGTTTGAGTCAAACATATAAAACTTTGACTACTAATGACAgttttgttatttagttttgaaatcTAACAGTCATTTATATAGATTTATCTTAAAAAGTACTTTTGCAAACGTATAAATATATTAAGAGTTtgtttttattttaagaaaaaacAGGTCAAAACTATATTTTGGAGACTGTGTCGCTGTCCTAAACGACTTGTATTTTGATACCAGAGGGAGTATAGTTGTATACTACCTTGTAGTATCATTTAACTCTATTTTATGGAACTTTACTTTCCCTAAGGACTCCCTGAGCCCatttctttttttctctctcgaCTGAACATGACATGGAAGTTTTTGGTATTTATGCCCTCATCACTCAAGGTTCTAGTCCTCTTTGGCTCAATCATGGGTGGGCTTCTATGCTTTAATATTTATTAAAAATGTACTTTCATGTTAACCAGGTTTTACCCCACTTTGGCTCCAATTCAGGGGCCTTCTTCTCAATGCAAAGATACCTTGTCTTTTTTTTCTATATATTCatgctttttttaaaaaaagcctTGCATGGCTTTTCAAAAAAGAAAGTAAAGAATCCTCTCGTATGGCTGTAGTCACAAGTGCCTTCTCTAATGAAACTAGTGGTGTGGTGTTTTCCCCAGCATTCATCTTATTGACTCCATGATGCTTTTTTGACATTGCATGTCTATACCATTTAATacactaaatatgagaaaacaggATGTGCCCTAGTGTTGTATTGGTGTTCTATATGTTCCTTATACGTTGTTGTAGTGTCATGTCATTTTCCTTGCCGCCTTATGATGTATCACATGAAATCAAGGGTATTTAAGTTCATTGTGTACGTTAAGCCCAAGATGAATGTCTTAAAAATGTCCTCATATTTGATAAATATTCATGGATGGTTTACCAAAGGCAGTGTGGTTTGATACAACCATCTAATTTCTAATCTTTTTTTTTTTGCCAACAGTGGTGCAGAGTATAGAGGGAAGGAGGTGCCACTTTTTGTGCTCCCGACAAGGTATCTCCTCAAGCTGGACACCACGATGACCTCGTACTGTGATATGCAACGAGTCCTGTTTGAAGAGGAGCAATCAGCATATAATCAAGCTATGCAACAAAATATTTGGTAACTCAAGTTCCTTCTTGACAACACTATAAACAAAATCACATTCTTTCTTATGTGGTAATATGTTTATGGGTCTGCTGCAGTGATGGGAAAATTCACCCTCTTACATCCATTCACTGTACGTCTACATACAACTCCTCTCTATGCAAACTAATGGAGTATTGGTGAGAGCAGTCTCCTAGTCTCATTTTAGCTAAATATACTGCATAATGTCAGTTAATTTATGTGGTTCACATTTGTTCAATAGTTTGAGTCCAGCTGTTATTACGCTTCAGGACCGCCTGAAGGAAAATGAACTTCGGGTGAGTAGACTAGCTTGCATCTTTTGACAGCTCTTGACCTTGTAAGATACTAACGTTGAACCTACATGCGTCAGCTATCTATGTTAAAAGAGGAGTGTAAGCAACTGGAGGCTGATACCCAAGGCATGAGAAATGGTTCTCCTCGTCGCCTCATGAATCACGGAGCTGGTGGCAGCGGTTCACCTATGGCTCAGAGCAGGCATCCTTTCTCCAGCCAAGGGAGCCCTAGAAGCCCGAGCGGCGGCAGCCGGAGGAGGGCTTGATGATGATCTTGCTCCGCCTGATGCGTTGATGAACTGTCCGTTGTGGCTTAACCAGATGCTTCCTGAAAACCCAGATATTTGACGGACGAAGTGCCCCCAGACAACAGACACTGTACCTGTACATACCCATTGCCGTTCAGCGCTGTGCTATTGTGGAACTCCAACGGTCTCATTGTGCTTTTTTTTTGTAGTATTGGGGGGGTTCCTTATCCTGTTGCCGGAGCTGTGCCATTATCCTTTCCATGGTTCATGGTTGGCATGAGCTTTTATAGCCTGTACACTGTAGACTCTGTACTAGAGGTTTTCCAGAAAGGCTGAACTGCCGCTGCTGGGATGTGTTGTTCCGGGCATATTCAAAGATGAAGGCTTTCTTTGCTTTTGTAATTGAAAAAAAAACCCGACTTCGGTAGCAATACATTTTCTTGAAATGCTATAACTCTAAGCTACAGCCACAGTGCCACACCTTGCCTGGATAGTGCCATAGCTGTTTCAAGCGTGATGCATGCAGTGGAGTGTTTTTTCTTCACCGGTCGAACCGTCGAGATCCGTCGAAACTGAATTTCACTACCGTAGTAACGAATCCTTGTTTTTACGTTGGTCGAAACCGAATTCACTGCCATAGTAACGAAATTACAGAGTTTAGAACTCCCTACAAACACAACGTTCCTTCGGTAGTTCGATGGCACTTGCCTAAACAGCGCATTCAGGTATAGTAATGGATCGAGATCTAAATGTTCCTTTGTAATTTCTTAGAATTATAAATAAATCTTAGTTTAAAAATTAATAAAAATAAAGCTTAATTCTAATTAAATCTaattcttaaattttatagtgtaaaatttagaaccCGTTATCATCCCTAAGCGCATGAGCTACTATTCGGCTGCCCAACTTTGGGCTGCAGCCGTacacactagtacacagaagctctgtAGTGGCGGTTGAAAACGtatttacactggcgtttttcagttccgccagtgctaggggccagtggaaatcagcatttccaccggcggttattttggaaccgccagtggaaagtgcattttcactggcggttttcttaagaaaaccgccagtgaaaagtgcattttcactggcggttttcttaagaaaaccgccagtgataatgcactttccactggcggtttgctttataaaaccgccagtggaaatgcacttttcactggcggttttctttatttagccgccagtggaagttttcccgcctttttttcaaaatttcaaacaatactgaattatagatatatttatttacacacacacaaacatatatatatatagatctatattgatattgaaagcaacatggaattaaattctatcatacatttatatacatcaaagtattctgtttacaaccatatatgcttcatgcattctatacatcaaaagTTAGACAAAGAAAAAAAACACAAACAAAACCATATCTGGCAACTGGCGATAGAACGGAGCTTGGCGGGATGAGacgcaaaggaaaaaagaaaaaatggCGCCCGGTCTCCTGGGCCGCTTCTTCTTCCTCTGGCGTTCTCCTTTCTCCGTCGCACGGCTTGCAGCGGTGCGGGACTCGGTCTCCTGTTGTTGGGCCGTCTTCCTCGTGCCGTTCCCTGGCCCAGGGATATAGTACCCCGACGCCGTCAGCGGAGCGGCCCCTAAAGGCGCGTTTTCCTTGGATCGGGTGGAGTCCAGGGGTGTCGCTGGTCTCTTCGCGTCTGCTTCCCCTCTCGGGTGAGTCGCCTCGTCTGTTGTCTTCTCCGCCCGCAAAACCCTCTCCCTCGCTAGGGTTTCCTCTGGATTTTGTTGGTGCGCATTCTTTTCCTCACTGTGCCGCTTTCCTCTCGCACCTCTGGTCTCTCCCGTCTTCGGTGAGGTCTAGTTTTGGTGGGGGTTGGTGCGTTTCGTCTTTTCGTCCTCCGGTGGTTGAGGAGGAGTGGCCGCGTCTGGGTTCTGGTGTTCTTCGTTGCCCTGCGAAAATCGCTGCTATGGATCCGAAAGGAGAGAACCCCCAGAACTCCCAATGGGATCGTTGGGGTCCGTCGGAGAAACCGCAAGGTTCTCATCCTTGGAACAGACCAAGAAACCTTAGCTGGAAGCTTAAGCCTAATATCGGCAAATCTGAGCAGCAGAAGGGTGTCCTGTCTCCTCATCCTGGTGAGGGAAATCAAACAGGTAACCCTTCTGTCTCTCCTGTTCCTTTGAAGAAAGATCTCGATCTTGTTCGCCCTGCGTTCTGTCAAAAATGTGGTGTTGAAGGACATCATGCCAGAAATTGTTTTAACGCTTTGTGGTGTGATATTTGCCGCAAGGAGACACATGTCACTTCGCGTTGTGttcttcctaagcaaaacaaaccCACCATGCCCATTGTTGGTTTGGCTGCTGATGGTTTAGGGTTTTATCTGTCTCACTTCGCTAAACCTTTGATCAAAAAGCCAAAAAGGGTTTTCATCGGTCTGGTTAAAGTGGTTGAGGGACTTGTCTCAGCTGAAGATCTTGAGAGAGATTTCGGGTTTCACTTCCCTTGGAACAAAAGGTGGAAAGCTACCAAATGCCATTCAGGATTTCTGATGCAGTTTCCCTCCCAAGAACGTCTTGATGAAATGATAAGCTTCCCGGAGCTGAAAATGAAGATGTCTGGGGCCAAGATCGCTGTTGTGCCTTGGAGTTCTAGGGCCAAACCTAAATCTAGACTCCATACTGTGTGGGTTATTGCTGAAAATGTCCCTGAGGAATTGCAGAATTACCAATCTATCTGTGAAATTGGTTCTATGATAGGCGCTGTGGAGGAGGTTGACCTTATGTCTCTGGATTCTGATGATATAGTGAGATTTAAAATCCACATTAAAAGTGTGGCTATGATCCCTCCTGTGGTGGAAGTGGCTGTCAAGCCTTTTCTTTATGATATCTTCTTTAGAATTGAGTCTATTTGTGATGAAGGATGGAATGATGATTCTGTGAATTTGGGTAAGAGAGCCTCGGTTCAAATTCATGGATCTAATGATCCGCTTTTTGATAAATCTGGGAAAAAACCCAAGAATCTGGATGATGATGTCCCTGAAGAGGAGCCTAATCCTATTCTCAAAATTGGGGAGTCTTTTTCTCAAGGCAAAGAGTTTGCCAAAATGTCTGACCCTAATCTTGTGCCTTCTAAAGATGTGTCTGATGATGAACAGAAACTCGATAACCTTTCTGATGAGAAGGTGGATTTTGATCCAAATGAAGATGATCTGCTTAGCTCGCAAGAATTGGAAGAATTCGCTAAGGATATGGAGGAAGATCCAACTGATTTTCAGTCAAAAATTGGTGCTATGATCTCGATTCCCCCCAATGATGAGATGGTTATTGAAGGGAAGAACAAAAAGCCTCTGAACTTGCCTACCAACACGGCTGAAGGCGTCAGGAAAAGCtctaggttggagaagaatgatgaGGTGAAGGTGGTTGATAAAGCGATATACAGAGCAGAAGCCAAGGATGCTTTCCTCAATAAAGGTATgtgttctaattccttttctttgCTTGAttctaataatgatgatttgataGATTTAGCTTGTAAACTTGGAGTTTCTTTGGGCCCCTCTGACTCCGATGTGATTGATAAtttggagttgatcaaagatctGGAACGTTCCAGAAAAATTTTGGCCTTCCAAGCTTGCAAAAATAGTATGACCCCAAATGTGGAGGTCCCTTCCCTTGTTGATCACATAAACATGGATAGTAGTGTCCATGATGATTCTGACCTGAATATTGATCAGGACTTACTTGATGTGATGGTTTTACGAAAAGGTAGGAAAATTAAGCATCGGAAAAAAAACGATTAAAAAAAAGGCTTCCCCTAAAAGTAGAGGTCCATCTACGAAAAAAAGGGAGTCTATCTGTTCTGACCTCCCTCCTGATCCGTTTTAAATCATGAGAGGCCTTATTTGGAATTGTCAGGGTTTGGGTCGTGATTCTAAGTTTGATTTCCTGAGGGAAATCATTAAGGAAGAAAAAATTGATTTCATTGGTTTACAAGAAACTAAAAAAGATCATTTTAATGATTCTCTTCTGTCCTCGCTCGCGGGTAGCAAGCTTTTTGCCTGGTTCTCCTCTCCTCCCAATGGGAGATCGGGAGGTCTTTTAGTGGGTTTTAATTCTGAGGTGTTTGATGTTAGAGAATTTGATGCGGGTGAATTCTTAACTCGCTCCCTTGTCCTCCACAGAGAAAAAAATTTTATCTGGAATTTCGTTAACGTTTATGGGGCTGCCCAAAATGAGCACAAATCTCGCTTTCTCAGTGAATTGTCTGCTGTTTGCTCGAGAAGCCAGGTCCCCATGCTTATTGGTGGTGATTTCAATATTCTCAGGAAAGCTGAGGAAAAAAATAAACCTGGTACCCTCAGCAAATGGAGTTTTCTGTTCAATAGCATTATAGATCATCATGGTCTAGTTGAACTTGATCTGAAAAATAGACTATACACGTGGTCTAACAATCGTAATGATCCTACTTTTGAAAAACTTGACAGATTTTTGGCCAGTCCTGACTGGGATCTTGCTTATAATAATATTAGTGTTATCGGGTTAAATAGATCCTTTTCGGATCATGTTCCCCTTTGCCTTCACACTGATTCCCTGCCCATGGTGCGTAAGGATTTTCGTTATGAGCTGTGTTGGAAGATTAGGCCTGATTTTCACAAATTAGTGGAAAATGTTTGGACTCTTCTGGTTGGTGTGTCCAACAGTCTTGATGTTTGGAAAATAAAATTGAAACGTTTGCGTCAGAAGCTTAAAGGTTGGAACAGTAATGTGGTAGGTCACTACAAAAAGTTGAAGAAAAACTTGATTGAAAAAATTGATATTCTGGATAAGGCCAGTGAGTCGTCTGGCCTTTCGGAGGCTGACAGATATATGAAATTAGATTTGGAATCTAATCTCAGGAAGATTGTGGATGAGGAAAACATTAGCCTTAGACAAAAAGCTAGGGATAAATTCTTATTAGAGGGTGATGAGAATTCCAAGTATTTTCATTTGATGGCTAGACACAAAAAAGGAAGTTGAAAATCTTGACTCTTTCTCACGGTGATATTGTGGCTCATGATGACCATGGCATTAATCAGCTGGCGACTTCCTTTTACAAAAATCTCTTTGGTCCTTCCCGTGATTCGAATATTTCTCTGAATAACCTGGACATGAAACAGCTGGGGGAGGGTGATAGAATTCTGCTCACCAACCCCTTTTCTTTGGAAGAGatcaaggatgtggtgtttgcttTGAAACACAATAGTGCTCCGGGCCCCGATGGCTTCCCTTCTGAATTTTTTCAGGAATTTTGGGATGTGATCAAAAGTGATCTGTTCAATCTCTTTAAAGATTTTCATGATGGCTCTCTCAACATTGAAAGACTTAATTTTGGTATTGTCACTCTTATTCCTAAGGTCCCTGATGCGACTGATATTAAAGCTTTTCGCCCAATTTGCTTGCTTAATGTTTGCTACAAAATCATTACCAAAGTTCTTACTAACAGATTGGCTCGTTGCATTACTTCTGTGATTAGTGACCTTCAATATGGGTTTATAAAAGGTAGATATATTATGGATGGTGTTCTTTCTTTGCATGAGATTATTCATGAAGTTAAACGGAAGAAACAGAATGGGGTTATTTTCAAAGTCGATTTTGAAAAAGCTTATGACAAGGTTAATTGGAATTTTCTTCATAAAATGATGATAAAAAAAGGGTTTGGAGATTTATGGAGTGATTGGGTTTTGAAGACTGTGAAAGGTGGCAAAGTTGCTATCCGAACTAATGATGTGGTTGGGCCCTACTTTAAAACTCATAAAGGTGTTCGCCAAGGTGATCCTTTCTCCCCTCTCCTTTTTAATGTGGCTGCTGATGGTCTTGCTTGTCTGATCCAAAAAGCCAAGGATGAAGGTGTTATCAAAGGCCTTATTCCTCATATTGTCACTGGTGGCTGCTGTTGTCTTCAATATGCAGATGACACCATTTTTCTGTTTCAGGATGATTTGGAAAATGCTAGAAATTTGAAGTTTATTCTTTGCATCTTTGAACAGATTTCTGGCTTAAAAATTAATTTTCATAAAAGTGAAATTATTTGCCTGGGAAATGCCTGCAATAGAGAACATCTATATGCTGATATCTTCACTTGTCCTCCCAGTGGTCTTCCTATGAAATACTTAGGGGTTCCTATTGATAACAAAAAATTGTGCAAATCTTTGTGGGATCCCATTGTTGGAAAGGTTGAGAATAAATTGGGCTCCTGGCAAGGTCGGTTCCTTAGTTTGGGTGGCCGGTTAGTCTTGCTTAACAACAGTCTCACCAACGTTCCCTTGTATATGCTTTCTCTATATAAATGCCCCAAAGCTGTGTTAAAAAAATGGATATCTTCAGGAAAAGATTATTATGGCAGGGAGGGCATGATCAGAAAAAATTTCATTTGGCTGCCTGGAACTTAGTCTGCTCCCCTAAAAATATGGGCGGTCTTGGTGTTTTGGATTTGCAAAAAATGAATGAAGCTTTGTTGGCTAAATGGATTTGGAGACTAGAAAATACTAGTGGTTTGTGGCAATCCATTATAAAAAGCAAATACATTAAGAATAAACCTATTATTTCGGTGAAGGATAGACCTTCAGATTCTCATTTCTGGAAAGGTATTCTCTCGGTTCGAGACAAATATTATAAATACTGTAAAATTAAGATTGGTGATGGTAAGAGTTCCAGTTTTTGGAAAAATATTTGGTGTGGCAATATGACGCTGGCTGACAAATACCCTAATTTGTTTGAGGTGGCTTATGACAAAGATATCACTGTTCATAAGGTTGTCTCCTCTAATTTTCAGTTGCTGACTTTCAGAAGAAGACTTATTGGTGCTTTAGGTGAGGCCTATAGTGACCTTATGGATCAGTGTAGCCAGGCCTCGCTTTCTGGAAATGCTGATTCTTCAAATTGGTTGTTGGGTTGCAAAGGTTATTCGGTAAAATCTTtttacaaaatgttaaataattccAGAATTGTGGTTCCTGTGAATTTTATGTGGAAAACCAGACTTCCGCAAAAAATTAAAGTGTTCTTATGGTTGGTCAGAAATAATAAGATTTTGACCAAAGACAATTTGGTAAAAAGGCACTAGCATGGGAATACGGCCTGTAACTTTTGTGGATTATTAGAATCCATAGATCACCTATTTTTTCATTGTCCTGTGGCCAGATTCATTTGGAGAATCATCCAAATTGCTTTCAAATTGTCTTCTACCCCAAAAAACTCAGCTGACCTCTTTGGTCCCTGGATTGACAGTTTTCATAATCCTGAAAAGAAGCTGATTCTTTTTGGATGTGGTGCTGTTATTTGGGCTATTTGGCGTACTCGTAATGATTGCTGCTTCAATGCTAGGCTGATTGATGATCCATCTAATGTGATTTTCTCCTGCTGTTATTAGATTGATGATTGGTCTATTCGACAGACAAAGAAGGGAAAAAGACTGGTGGAACAAGGAAGCCGCAGAATTCGAAAGATAACAAGTGATATCTACAGCAAGGCCCATGGTTGGAAGCCAGTTGACAGGCGTCTCCAGTGACATTTTGCTGCTGCTCATGcatcttttgcttctggatgtatACAGCGTGTCTGCTTTTGGTAGATAAAAACTAGCGTTCTTGTCATTCCTGGTGATGTGATGTTCCCGGCTGCTTTTGGGGCATATCCTTTGTAGATATTCAGTGTTATCTGTTAGACTGTCGGTCTTTTGTTGGTTGACCGTATTCCTTCTGCTGGGTTTAATGCTTTGTGTAGCTGATATTGTGGTAGGCTTATCGGCTTGTGTCTGTTGGTTTGTCGTGATTCCTGtaagaactatgtttggtttctatttcttaatgaaatagggggTATCCCATTGTCAAAAAAAATACATCAAAAGTTTTCACCTAagttctaataactatctcggctaagagataatctactaat from Zea mays cultivar B73 chromosome 6, Zm-B73-REFERENCE-NAM-5.0, whole genome shotgun sequence harbors:
- the LOC100283593 gene encoding mov34/MPN/PAD-1 family protein, yielding MSLSSVKIGEEVWLTCLSHALTTETEEVMGLLLGDIELSSKGATALIWGASPQMRCERKKDRVEVNPELLAAASAQAEKMTATIKKTTRVIGWYHSHPHITVLPSHVDVRTQAMFQLLDTGFVGLIFSCFSEDAQKVGKIQVTAFQSEGGQQHALPLAIAPVIDLDSSLSSSDNALTSHSALVEGMEQDTGDSRASKHNKAWKRSLDFYSHPDTNHSTNYQPNENTLALYNPDNTQEAPVDPYDSDMTQSLQEALHRSTMDISGAEYRGKEVPLFVLPTRYLLKLDTTMTSYCDMQRVLFEEEQSAYNQAMQQNICDGKIHPLTSIHCTSTYNSSLCKLMEYCLSPAVITLQDRLKENELRLSMLKEECKQLEADTQGMRNGSPRRLMNHGAGGSGSPMAQSRHPFSSQGSPRSPSGGSRRRA